The genomic stretch caatttacgtgagtgatcctcagatatgtacgcaactttcattagttttgagtttttccatttgagcaagtctggtgccattttaaaattcgtctttacgaactgttctgttttgacagattctgccttttatttcgcattgcctcttttgctatgttggatgaatttctttgatccattaatgtccagtagctttatgcaatatccagaagtgtaaagaatgattgtgtcacctctgaacatgtaaatttttattgtgcactaaccctctaatgagtttgctcgaagtttggtgtgaaggaagttttcaagaatcaagagaggagtatgatatactatgatcaagaggagtgaaagctctaagcttggggatgcccccgtggttcacccctgcatattttaagaagactcaagcgtctaagcttggggatgcccaaggcatccccttcttcatcgacaacatcatcaggttcctcccctgaaactatatttttattccttcacatcttatgcactttgcttggagcgtcggtttgttttagtttttgtttttgtttgaataaaatggatcctagcattctttgtgtgggagagagacacgctccgctgttgcatatggacaaatatgtccttaggctttactcataatgttcaaggcgaagtttcttcttcgttaaattgttattcgGTTGGTTAAGGAAATGTTGCgtgtggtagtggtataatgaaacacttgcataatcttgtaaatcattgagctttgataacttgattctttgcaaacgttttgagATATTTGGATGGTAGAGCTTgttggataaataagttaaaattagtagtggattgttgtctttaagcttgtgccgtactacaaactctatttaaatagttgaaggcgtagttggacttgataactTTCCATGTCTAAAGGTTCATCGTAAtgactaagttgtgctgaaggtcggtaaaattttaaatcatgctcttaatgttgaacctgctagatgtttgcaataagcttgtgagttctttttgactaatgttaagctacggtttttggcacttccatcatccatatttgctagcctcttcggtactgtgcattgccttttgctcacattgagaattgtgcatacttcgccggtacatccaaacccgtgggaggactttctcttgttctcctacacataagcccatacatctcctcaaaacagccaccatacctacctaccacagcatttccatagttgttccgagatatattgccatgcaacatccattttacattacatgccatgttgtcatttattatttgtatattgctttgcatgattctatacaagctgatgtgtggtttacccatgttacgctagatcattgcacatcctgctacactggcagaggcatacagtttcatacatcatgttttattcattatgagatatttgtaccaaaaagtgtgttgtcatattaggatgttgcccctaaaagtgaaaagagccatggaggccatcaaaaagaaaaagagaaaaagaaaagaaagaaaagaaaaagaaaagaaaaaaaagagagaataaagaaaaaagggggcagcattactatcttttatccacacttgtgctcatgttttagcacttgCATATTcacagtcatcatttgtgctcatgtttagcacctacactccatatgagagagttttcatgttttactagtataactatgtggggaatttacactatagaacttgggttgtatattccaatgatgagcctcctcaaaagtgctctaggtcttcgtgagcaaccaagttggatgcacccccactagttccattggagagctttcatacacatgtagctctatgtgcatccgttgcatggcaatcactactccttgcatagcttcgattataagacttcctcttgtctagtaatcacttatagctttgtaagactttctctcattggccttccaaacccccattaacgttctttatgccataacatcctggtgctaataccaaatgcttgcgctcaccggttgagtagacttcgaaacagttgattcatgacgttcatgtttatgtttacttgactgaatccttcttatgttgtgaaaatttacttgatacttggaatgaaggatagaacttctacggtgaatacttaacacatctttaatgaaccttgtgcggtttcatgtctttgaagcaatagttcatgaaaacttctagcttgtttaactcttgcattatcatctcttatttcaATATAGATatttgctttgagtgatttgatctcagttcacatgctttacatcattattggatcaagattatgttggtagcatgtcacttaagaaattatctttgttatcgttttacctgctcgggacgagcagaactaagcttggggatgctgatacgtctccaatgtatcgataatttcttatgttacatgcttcattattgatgatatctacatgttttatgcacattatatgtcgtatttatgcattttctggaactaacctattaacaagatgccgaagagccagttgttgttttctactgtttttggtttcagaaatcctagtaaggaaatattctcggaattggacgaaatcaacgcccgtggtcctattttgccatgaagcttccagaagaccgaagaggagtcgaagtggggccacgaggtgccgccaccatagggcggcgcggcccaggccctggccgcgccgacctatggtgtggggccctcgtgtggccccccacgctgcccttccgcctacaaatagcctccgtcctgaaacccccagtaccgagagccacgatatggaaaaccttccagagacgcagccgccgccaatcccatctcgggggattcaggagatcgcctccggcaccctgccggagaggggattcatctcccggaggactctacaccgccatggtcgcctccggagtgatgagtgagtagttcacccccggactatgggtccatagcagtagctagatggttgtcttctccttatgtgcttcattgttggatattgtgagctgcctaacatgatcaagatcatctatctcgtaattctatatgttgtgtttgtcgggatccgatggatagagaatactatgttatggtgattatcaatctattacctatgtgttgtttatgatcttgcatgctctccgttattagtagaggctctggccaagtttttactcttaactccaagagggggtatttatgctagatagtgggttcatgcctacattgatacctgggacaatgacagaaagttctaaggttgtgttgtgttgttgccactagggataaaacattgatgctatgtctaaggatgtagttgttgattacattacgcaccatacttaatgcaattgtctgttgctctgcaacttaatactgggaaggggttcggatgataacctgaaggtggactttttaggcatagatgcagttggatggcggtctatgtactttgtcgtaatgcccaattaaatctcactatatttatcatgccatgtatgtgcattgttatgccctctttatttgtcaattgcccgactgtaatttgttcacccaacatgcttttatcttatgggagagacacctctagtgaactgtggaccccggtccattcttttatactgaaatacaaatctgttgcaatacttgttttatcgttttcttgcaaacaatcatcttccacacaatacgtttaatcctttgttacagcaagccggtgagattgacaacctcactcgtttcgttggggcaaagtactttggctgtgttgtgcaggttccacgttggcgccggaatccccggtgttgcgccgcactacatcccgtcgccatcaaccttcaacgtgcttcttggctcctcctggttcgataaaccttggtttctttctgagggaaaacttgctgctgtgcgcatcataccttcctcttggggttcccaacgaacgtgtgagttacacgccatcagcacccatgcttttattccgaccgcttggttctggagggagcggcgcgaagctctttttttgtgttgacatcaagtgactatggatccatgatgaaagtcagaagaagagaatttcatgaaggccggatgggaggactagctaaggggggTTCAAGTCTCcgtgctgttgagggacttgcttggtgttccgggcttcacagcagcggtatgaaagtgggggcgacaacacatgtgaagttcagaatcCTACcttacccaaggtctggccttaactggttgtgcctggcaatgaccttgttggaggcattgttttgagagcggggactatcttcagggtgaaaacctaagatctttgatcgggctacaccggtgttagagcattgtttccttcttgatTGTTCCCTttttgaaggcgtcgtttttggagagtctgtatttcaggtgttgtcttggtggtggatgtattgttgttgttaggcccgagatactgtagcgagacttttgtttcttagttttcttttctattttttggctgtgtgtatCCGTAGTGCctttagggtgttgcgttgtcgACGCCtaggttggagtagaggcgcgtgaTGACGGCAGCGGTGGgcaactcaatccgatctatgatcggcaaaaccaaaaaagaaaacgccgaTCGAGCGACCGGCGGACAAAAAGAAAACCGATCTAAAGAtcgaaaaaaagactcgagggcaacGGATCAACGGACGAACGCTCATAcaggttgcgcggcccccggagtaaaTCATGGAGATCAACCTCCCtggggggcggcgcggcgcgaaagCTTGGGCGGCAGCTAGGTTAGGatcggcgccgctctgataccatgtagaacgatagagagggggagagagagattggcggaatctgttggatgttgtattgagcctctcggacgagtatatatagtggtacagatttggaggctaagatagctctcctagagatatggtagaaagagattacaaatcctaaaCTACCCAATATACATATTACCAACTATATCTCTAACGGTACCATCGGTTCACTTACCTGCAATCCAATAAAGATTGCCGTATATTCCAACTATGATGCCGCGAATAagacattttttttccttttacaaCAGGTGCATAGCTCAGCTCCCCATTTTCATAATGAAATTGAATACAGTCTTTAATAACATCAACATTTGCGAATCCCAGATTGAGCTTCCAGCAGCAGAATACTGATTTCACATGCCGCAATATGAATTGAGACCACACACATTGGCACTGTTGCAGAGCCTCTCATATTCTCCCCTTCAGGATTGCGTGCCATCAAGTAGGAAAACTTattgttctttttcttctttgcaaCTAATTAAGAAATTGCCAGTCATGGACATGTGTTTTCCTTTCAGACCCACAGTTGATCTTCTTACATGTTGTGTTTTATCAAAAACATAATATCCCAGATCTAACAAATCATTGAGAAACAGATGCAACACCCACACGGCCTAACAGGATTAAATTTATCTTTTCCCATCTAACAACGCATTGTTTCATTACAGAGCAGAACCTCATAATCGCAAGTGGGTAGGTCTTGGTAGTGACGTTGTTAGATGGGAAAAGATAAATTCTTACATGTTGTGTTTTATCAAAAACATAATATCCCAGATCTAACAAATCATTGAGAAACAGATGCAACACCCACACGGCCTAACAGGATTAAATTTATCTTTTCCCATCTAACAACGCATTGTTTCATTACAGAGCAGAACCTCATAATCGCAAGTGGGTAGGTCTTGGTAGTGAATGAATCTCTGTATATTTGTCAATGTGTTAATAGCATACAATTCAACTTCTTAGTTCAGGATAAGTACAGAAGCAGACATTCTTTGTCGCAAAAAAAAGCAGACATTCTTTAGCAAACTTCAAACGAGAAACATGCACATATGAGGAACTAGAAGTTATATGAATAGGAACAAATAGGACTCAAATTCGAGTATACTTTGCACCCCGGAAGGAGTAAAGCACACATACCCTAATATAGCATAACATATATCAAGACGAGGAAAAACGGAAAGTCTATGATCTATTACTTGTTTCTACAATCAGTTCTACCAGTACTGGGCTATGTAGTTGCATATTTCTAATCTAGGTGAAGAAAGGAATCACATTAATTAGCTTTAGTCAACAAACTTGCAATAAATTCGCACAAGCCAATATAACTAGCTTACTAGTTGCTAATTCAATTCTGGCAATACGTAATATATGCGCAAGAGCTGAAACAGTGAACCCTAACCGTTGAGAAGGGAAGATCACCTAATCCTTTCAAATAGTCCTTTCCGTGTCAGTTCAACTGTAACATTCCTTATGTGGTTAATCTTCATTATATCTCCATTGCATTCATCTGAATCTCTCTGTCGCCGGAGTTTCTCTATCAGCTCTTCTGATGTGTCCTCCAGACGTAATTTTTCAAGGGCCCTAAGATGTTCGATACCATCAGGAAGAAACTTCAGCTCGGGACAGTACATGAACCATAGCATGACAAGGTTTTGCATTGCGCCCTTCTCTATTCCAACTTGGTTGAGCTGTGCCGCGCCCCATATGTGTAGAAACCGAAGCTTTGGAAATGAACCTGCGTAAAAATATAACCTCTTCCCTTCGAAAGCCTTCATTAGCCCAAGAGAGCGTAGACCATGTAACATGCACAGACAGGAAAAGGTCTCCTCATCAATATTGGAGAATCCCAGGGTCAAGCAAGTAAGGCTACTAAGGTGTGACCAAGAAGAGAGAAGCTGAGGCATTGATGCCTTTTCCAGTTGTCCTGCTAAACCAAGCCAAGAAAGAGCTGGAGGTAAATATAGCCCTTCAAACCGCAGCACCTCAttctcagcagcagcagcaattccaAGATGAACAAGATGGCTCATTTTAGTGATAGCATTGCTCAAGTCAGCAGATTGCTCGCTTCTCACATTGCACACAGTGAATGTTCTTAGCTCTGTCAAAGCTCTAACTTCGCACAGAAACTCTGGAGTGGCTTTGATGCACTCAAGAGCATGCAGTCCTGCCAAGTGCTGGATGCCATTAGGCACCTTGACTCCACCTACCTTGAAAATTTGTAATGCCTCTGATGCACCAGGAACAGTATATGCATACAGGTATCTCAACTTCTTAAGTTCTATAATGCTGTTCGGCAAATACGTCAGATTAGCGCCAGAAGCATCCAAGACTTCCAAGTTTTGTAACCTCCCCACTGCTTCAGGTAGGCTTTCAATATCAGTATCTCTAAGTCCCAAATAACGCAGATTAAACAAGCTGAATACCTCACAGGGCAGCATTTTGATACGAGACCCTTGCAGATCCAATATCGACAACAAATTCGAAGATGTTAGGATAGGCTTCAACAAATCAACATTGCTATATTCAAATACATGGAGTGCGCGGAGATGTGTCACACCAGATTGTCTCAGTTGCTCAAGGTTCTCCCCCTGGACCGATATGCGACGTGCACAATCTACGGAGAATTCCCCAGCAGCAGAGCCATTATAAACTTCACCAAAGCATTCCTCCTTGGCTTTGTTGAGGGCAAGAAGGCGTATGACATCATGCATCCGGTAGGATTCCAGTCGTCCGGCATGGTTGCTCTCAACTACCTGCAGTAGGCTTCGGTTCACAAGCTCAGCCAAGTATCCCTCGGCCACTTCCTCCAAGGTTCtgttctcttccttttccttgaTAAATCCAGCAGCAATCCACTGCCTCATTATCATCTTCCTCTTTAATCCATAATCTTCTGGGAATAATGCACAGTGCAAGAAACAATTCTTTAAATCATATGGAAGGTCCTCTAAGCTGACCTTTAGAATCATATCAACATCAGGGATCACGTCTTTTGCCAACTGTGAATCCAAACCCCTGTAAACATTCTCCCATTCAACTAAAGTTGGGAGTTTGCCAGAGAGTAGGCGGCCAATGCATGTAATAGCAATAGGCAAGCCTTGACACTTTGTTATGAACTTCCAGGCCAATTTCTGCAACTCCAACGGGCACTCTTTGTCGTCATCATTCCAAAAGGCCCCTTTGCAGAACAACACCCAGGAGTGATGTGGTTGTAGGGGTTCCAAGTGAATTGCAGACTCCCTAGTCGCCAACAGTGACACTTCATGCTTTCTTGATGTGAGAACAAATCGGCCGGTAGAATTGGAAGTTGGGAAGACATTCCTTATCTCTGTCCACAACCGCGCATTCCAAACATCATccaggaccaagatgtactttttGCCTTGAAGGTACTTATGGATGGACTCTGCTAGACCTCTCATCTCAACATTGGCGACACCAATGCTGAGCTCGGCCGCAATCTTTCTTAGAAGGTCTTCAATACGGTAACTGTCCGACACGGTTATCCACACCGCGGCGTCGAAATCCACTTTCACGATGCTGTACACATGAGCAACCAGAGTAGTTTTGCCAACACCGGGCATCCCCCATACCGTTGTGACTTTACTGCTCGTCTGCTCCAAATCACCACCACTGGTGCTACCGACGGTCAGCCAACGTAGCAAACTGTCCCTGTTCTCCTCAATCCCCACAAGGTCCTCATCCCTGGTGAAATGTAGAGCTTGACCTCGATTCCTCGATATGGCGACCGAAGCAAATCTGCCAACTGAGTAATCCTTCTTTCTTTGCTTGGCCTCTTGCAGCTTGCCATCGATTTCTTGGAGCTTGGCCGCTAGGCGGCGCCATGTCTTGATATGCTTGagcctcttcttcatcttggcGGCGAAACCTCCATGTTTGTCCTCCTCCAGCTTGTAGGTGAACTCGTCAACGACATCCTCAATCTGGAAGGCGAGGCCCCTGATCTCTCCGACGAAGATGGCGGTTGTCCTGTCGGTGTCCTTGAACCGTTCCGCCTCCTGCAAGTaggcttgcatgctctccagctcCACCTTGGAGTCACGGATCTTGCTGAAGAGGCCATTGAGGGCAGAGGCTTCCTTCCATAGCAGTTTTATGCCAAATGTCAGCCCATCTTTTGCCAGCGCCGCGCTTAGCTTGACCACCACCTGCCCTACCACAGCCTCCGCCATTGCTGCTGAGGCTTCCAGCTCAGTCAAAACATCACTGTCTGCACATTTAAACAAAGAAATGCATCAATTTTTTAATCTTTTCCCATCGTGTTGTGATCCTTCTTCAGTTGATCTATACTACACCAGCGAGAATATTCACGCTAAGTGAGAACGATGTGTTTAATGACAAGCATGGAGACCTGAGATCACAGACAAGATAAGAAACAAAATATTACCTTCAGCACCGGCCAGGGAGCTGTGGGCTGTGGCGGGAGGAATTAGACTGCAGGAGCAGTTGGACGGCTTGGAGCTCGGGCCGCAGAAGGTGGACGGCGGCCGTGGAAACCACCGGAGCTGGAGGGCGCCGGTGCTGCACGGATTGGAGCGCGCGCCGAATGAGGCGGACGGCGCTGGAGCTCGGACCAGAGTAGCCGGGCGATGCGAGATGGACGACCGCGGCGGAGACCACCGGATCTAGAGGACGCGGGCGATGCACGGCCCGGTGGTCAGCTCCTCGGGGGAGGTgggaaggtggcggcgcggaACGGCGACGGGGAATCCATGGCAAGCGGGAACGGCGGCATAAGAAAGCCTAGGCGTTCGGGGCAGAGCTCAGCAGACCCGTGCTCGCCGGAGTTGCCGGAGTCGCCAGGCCCCGTGCTGGAGTAGCTGCACCGCCTGCGGTCGTCTCTCTACTGGCTGAAGTCGCCCCCGTTGACCTCCAACTTAAGTACTCCTCAAAATGGAGAGGGTTGATCCACACTGACTCCACCGATGAATAAAATAATTTGCACACATCAACCACCGACAGAATGAGCGAAAACTCCTTTTTACATGCAACTGTATGTGTAGGAGTGACATCCACCAcacattgtgctttgagattggtgaaaCATTTTGTTCCCTTTTTGACAAAACTGAAACATAATTGAAACAAATTTAAACAGTAGAAAATGTTTCACAAGTTTCACAAACACGTTAACAACAGATGTGAAACTTTGTGAAACTTTCTGAAACATACTTTGAACAGTAAATAATTTTTCATAAGTTTCAAACATGTTTCACAAATTTCAGAAATATTTCACAAATTTTTAGAAACTAAATCAACACATgggtgacgtcagcatgacgtcatcaCTACTTTACCTACCGGAGCCGGTAGAATCGCTGCGTTGCAGAATGAGTCATTGTCATAGAGTCGTCGATCGAGTGTGACAAGAATTAAAATAATCTATTTTCTATATGATATTTTTCTTTCCAAAAAGATTTGCATCATGGGTGGCGTCACTCGTGGTTTCGCTAATTCAATTATTCGGAGCAGTAGCAATCCTACATGGTTTAGGCTGTGTTTGGCATTACGGTGGACTAGCATAATCTTGTTCATCTCAACCCCTTTTGAGTTCAGCATTTGTGCATTGGATTTTCAGTGGCAGAGCGGGATCGAGCTCATGTCAGCCTGATACGCCATACTGATTTTACCTACTTTTTaagctaattttatttataaTAGGGTGTGACTGAACTAACTTAAATTTTGGACAAACGGAGTCACCCACCTTACAGAAATAAAATTTTGGTGGCACCAAGGATGCAACTGAATTTAACCGGtgaaaaagataaaagaaaatcAATGGCAACTGAAAATAAGCATCAACCATCAAATTTTCCGTTGCGACCATTGTGCAACTTCAAAAAAAATTCTAGTCAAGCATGAATCAAAACGACAATCCAGCACATGAGGATTTGGTCAAGCTGTATGATATTTTTCATCCGGCCGAAAATTAGCAATCCCATATAAAATATGCACGATGCATGATAACTCAACAAGCACAGGCTGGGCctgattgttgagaaaacacaacACTTGCACTTGAGGTGCGCTCCGGcgttctccccctccccctcccaacCACTAAAGATGAAGGAACGTCTCTTAAAACGTCTCCAAAGGAATTTAAGGCGTGTCGgacaaaaaacgttcccagccgcgttcctcaaagcccttttttgtccggcgtggccTGATATGGTGTCCGGTGCCCGAGCCCGTCCCTGCcctacaggggacgctccgggcacgtcggacacaacaaaaagcgaggcgggctcccacctgTCGGCAACTATTTCCATAAACTGTTGGTTCGCCCTTTTTTTTCTCGTCGCGCCTTCCCTCTCACGCCTCCCATCCCTCCGCCGCTGCTGGATTTTCCGGCCGTTTCG from Lolium rigidum isolate FL_2022 chromosome 4, APGP_CSIRO_Lrig_0.1, whole genome shotgun sequence encodes the following:
- the LOC124649220 gene encoding disease resistance protein RPM1-like; translated protein: MAEAVVGQVVVKLSAALAKDGLTFGIKLLWKEASALNGLFSKIRDSKVELESMQAYLQEAERFKDTDRTTAIFVGEIRGLAFQIEDVVDEFTYKLEEDKHGGFAAKMKKRLKHIKTWRRLAAKLQEIDGKLQEAKQRKKDYSVGRFASVAISRNRGQALHFTRDEDLVGIEENRDSLLRWLTVGSTSGGDLEQTSSKVTTVWGMPGVGKTTLVAHVYSIVKVDFDAAVWITVSDSYRIEDLLRKIAAELSIGVANVEMRGLAESIHKYLQGKKYILVLDDVWNARLWTEIRNVFPTSNSTGRFVLTSRKHEVSLLATRESAIHLEPLQPHHSWVLFCKGAFWNDDDKECPLELQKLAWKFITKCQGLPIAITCIGRLLSGKLPTLVEWENVYRGLDSQLAKDVIPDVDMILKVSLEDLPYDLKNCFLHCALFPEDYGLKRKMIMRQWIAAGFIKEKEENRTLEEVAEGYLAELVNRSLLQVVESNHAGRLESYRMHDVIRLLALNKAKEECFGEVYNGSAAGEFSVDCARRISVQGENLEQLRQSGVTHLRALHVFEYSNVDLLKPILTSSNLLSILDLQGSRIKMLPCEVFSLFNLRYLGLRDTDIESLPEAVGRLQNLEVLDASGANLTYLPNSIIELKKLRYLYAYTVPGASEALQIFKVGGVKVPNGIQHLAGLHALECIKATPEFLCEVRALTELRTFTVCNVRSEQSADLSNAITKMSHLVHLGIAAAAENEVLRFEGLYLPPALSWLGLAGQLEKASMPQLLSSWSHLSSLTCLTLGFSNIDEETFSCLCMLHGLRSLGLMKAFEGKRLYFYAGSFPKLRFLHIWGAAQLNQVGIEKGAMQNLVMLWFMYCPELKFLPDGIEHLRALEKLRLEDTSEELIEKLRRQRDSDECNGDIMKINHIRNVTVELTRKGLFERIR